The Marinobacter sp. ANT_B65 genome has a segment encoding these proteins:
- a CDS encoding HNH endonuclease: MKLHFPIEQLRSQIQKMGAAERPYKLNVALTDPLPDFIEIINRGGGAEIELKDVETMGGLLSSNGAQIVLYIPDQGQNIDQVLESGLDGKKVHVADCQTLEQMRQRNRFQRYRAVVNTSGDFEVFGHSKKTFSSVEGSARLRVCINCLKHLNYQGYVSTPARKGEILSNFDLKNFFAHYSSLFRYLPKSFIEDKGGYAENWKEVSAQFRESKNFVCESCNVDLKQAKALLHTHHIDGNKRHNDTANLQALCADCHRKQPLHDHMYIKRRDMATIQQFRKAQYIIGSTTSWDNLFELVDSAFEGLLRLYQKQGSAKPEIGYEVTGASGAVVAESEIAWPTAKFAVVSNPDDKRSLESMAWKAITLEEALREFRDRK; encoded by the coding sequence ATGAAGCTGCATTTCCCCATTGAGCAATTAAGGAGTCAAATTCAAAAAATGGGGGCTGCGGAACGCCCTTATAAGCTGAATGTCGCCTTAACGGATCCGTTGCCGGATTTTATTGAGATAATCAACCGGGGGGGCGGCGCTGAAATTGAGCTGAAAGACGTAGAGACTATGGGCGGGTTACTAAGCAGTAATGGCGCTCAAATTGTTCTCTATATTCCTGACCAGGGGCAGAACATCGATCAGGTGTTGGAGAGCGGCCTCGATGGCAAAAAAGTGCATGTGGCAGATTGCCAAACCCTGGAGCAGATGAGGCAGCGTAATCGCTTTCAAAGATATCGAGCCGTGGTTAATACATCCGGAGACTTCGAGGTCTTCGGTCATTCGAAGAAAACGTTCAGTTCAGTTGAGGGTAGTGCTCGCTTGAGAGTGTGTATTAATTGTCTGAAGCATCTGAATTATCAGGGGTATGTTTCGACTCCTGCGCGCAAAGGGGAGATTCTTTCCAATTTTGACTTGAAAAATTTCTTTGCTCATTACAGCTCCCTTTTCCGCTATCTGCCGAAATCGTTCATAGAAGACAAGGGCGGTTATGCCGAGAACTGGAAAGAGGTTTCGGCACAGTTCAGGGAAAGCAAAAATTTCGTTTGTGAAAGCTGCAACGTCGATTTAAAACAAGCTAAAGCGCTGCTCCATACGCATCACATAGATGGAAATAAAAGGCATAACGACACCGCAAACCTTCAAGCGCTTTGCGCCGATTGCCATCGAAAGCAGCCCTTGCATGATCATATGTACATCAAGCGGCGAGACATGGCGACGATTCAGCAGTTTCGCAAAGCTCAGTACATTATCGGTAGCACCACGAGTTGGGACAATTTGTTTGAGCTAGTGGATTCTGCCTTTGAGGGTTTGCTCAGGCTGTATCAAAAACAAGGTAGCGCAAAACCCGAAATTGGTTATGAGGTAACTGGCGCCAGCGGTGCAGTTGTTGCTGAATCGGAGATTGCCTGGCCCACTGCGAAGTTTGCCGTTGTGAGTAATCCTGATGATAAACGCAGTCTAGAGTCGATGGCTTGGAAGGCTATTACACTTGAGGAGGCTCTGCGTGAATTCAGGG
- a CDS encoding flagellar motor protein MotB, with translation MAHFLKPRASEQEENHWLSVSDLMAGLMVVFLFIAIALMRDALLERDRIKEVAVAYQETQVDIYNALVEEFAEDLPRWNAEIDKDTLTFTFKSPDVLFRRGDIELSEDYRALLGNFFPRYMGVLSGFQDSINEVRIEGHTSSIWNRSTSPTDAYFLNMQLSQGRTRSVLEYIYRLDDIQPYQNWIKSHVAAVGFSSAKPIIGADGEEDFNKSRRVTFRVISNADIRIKQILEIDG, from the coding sequence ATGGCTCACTTTTTAAAACCAAGGGCGTCCGAACAGGAAGAAAATCACTGGCTCTCCGTGTCAGATCTGATGGCTGGTTTGATGGTGGTTTTCCTGTTTATAGCGATTGCTTTGATGCGCGACGCACTGCTTGAGCGAGATCGCATTAAGGAGGTAGCCGTCGCCTACCAGGAAACTCAGGTCGATATTTATAACGCCCTAGTGGAAGAGTTTGCCGAGGATTTACCGCGCTGGAATGCCGAAATCGATAAGGACACTCTTACATTTACCTTTAAGTCTCCAGACGTTCTGTTCCGGCGCGGGGATATTGAGCTGAGCGAAGACTATCGAGCGCTGCTAGGCAACTTTTTTCCCCGTTATATGGGCGTTCTCAGTGGGTTCCAGGATTCTATCAATGAGGTGCGTATAGAAGGGCACACTAGCAGCATCTGGAATCGTTCCACTAGCCCCACGGATGCATACTTTCTCAATATGCAGTTGTCGCAGGGTAGAACCCGAAGTGTTCTTGAATATATCTACAGGCTGGATGACATTCAACCCTACCAGAACTGGATTAAATCGCATGTTGCGGCAGTCGGTTTTTCCTCCGCTAAGCCCATCATTGGTGCTGATGGTGAGGAGGACTTTAATAAGAGCCGTCGGGTCACCTTTCGTGTGATTTCAAATGCAGATATTCGCATCAAGCAGATACTGGAGATTGATGGATGA
- a CDS encoding MotA/TolQ/ExbB proton channel family protein, which produces MFSVPLENAVASVEVGLVTDIFLGLLLFVFLLACVWKRLNKHHSFTQYAPTLLTTLGILGTFFGIVAGLLAFDVKNIDGSIEGLLGGMKTAFITSLVGMFLSIVYKVLVSVGILYMADSEEIDEDQIGAAELYVVMREQRDGISALNQAIGSGDESSLTGQMKLMRSDINDADKQSRKEFSEFQEKLWIKLQDFADMLSKSATETVIEALKQVITDFNNNLTEQFGENFKELNKAVEKLVEWQDNYKVQLGDMTLQYAQGVTAITETEAAIAKIQEHTNQIPDSMTKLGEVMTVNQHQVDELGRHLEAFKDVRDKAVEAVPSLKEQIGLTVDGVQDASKQLVEGITKVTESYQEVISQGVAEFTDGTRQVNQSLQSTSDAMQKGSEQTSQLFADMADDLHSNFRTLAAEMNDQTKSIGESLRESGKSVVEEAAHSRESFESGLEGMRNQLNSNLEQMADQQAAQFQSLVTGLKEAMEQSIRRSAESVEGSIEILDQALQSEINRSMEQMGQALVSITGQFTEDYRGLVDQMNQVVQARA; this is translated from the coding sequence ATGTTCTCGGTACCTCTGGAGAACGCTGTAGCCTCGGTTGAGGTTGGTTTGGTTACAGATATTTTTCTTGGCTTGTTGCTGTTTGTATTTTTGCTGGCTTGTGTCTGGAAACGACTGAATAAACATCATTCGTTCACGCAGTATGCGCCAACGCTGCTCACTACGCTGGGTATTCTTGGAACCTTCTTCGGTATCGTCGCCGGGCTTCTGGCATTCGATGTTAAAAATATTGATGGAAGCATCGAGGGACTTCTGGGCGGTATGAAAACCGCGTTTATAACCAGCCTTGTGGGTATGTTCCTCTCGATCGTATACAAAGTTCTGGTGTCAGTAGGCATTCTGTATATGGCCGACTCAGAGGAAATTGATGAAGACCAGATTGGCGCGGCAGAGCTGTATGTCGTTATGCGGGAACAGCGCGATGGCATCAGTGCACTTAATCAGGCTATTGGTAGTGGCGACGAGTCCAGCCTTACCGGCCAGATGAAACTGATGCGGTCGGACATCAATGACGCAGATAAACAGTCCCGCAAAGAGTTTTCAGAATTTCAGGAAAAACTCTGGATTAAACTTCAGGACTTTGCAGATATGCTCTCGAAGTCTGCGACGGAAACGGTTATTGAAGCGCTCAAACAGGTCATTACTGACTTTAATAATAATCTAACCGAGCAGTTTGGTGAAAACTTCAAAGAATTGAACAAGGCTGTTGAGAAGCTGGTTGAATGGCAGGATAACTACAAAGTCCAGCTTGGTGATATGACCCTGCAGTATGCCCAGGGTGTTACCGCGATCACTGAAACAGAAGCCGCGATTGCGAAAATTCAGGAGCATACCAATCAAATCCCGGACTCGATGACCAAGCTGGGCGAAGTCATGACGGTAAATCAGCATCAGGTTGATGAGCTGGGTCGTCACCTTGAAGCGTTTAAAGATGTCCGGGACAAGGCTGTTGAGGCTGTGCCTTCTTTGAAAGAGCAGATCGGTCTAACGGTGGATGGTGTCCAAGACGCATCCAAACAGTTGGTGGAAGGCATTACCAAGGTTACCGAAAGCTATCAGGAAGTCATCTCGCAGGGTGTGGCCGAATTTACGGACGGTACTCGCCAGGTAAATCAATCCCTTCAAAGCACCTCGGATGCGATGCAAAAGGGCTCCGAGCAAACCAGTCAGCTCTTCGCTGATATGGCTGATGATCTGCACAGTAATTTCCGCACGCTAGCGGCTGAAATGAACGACCAAACGAAATCAATTGGTGAGTCGTTGCGTGAATCCGGTAAGTCGGTTGTTGAGGAGGCGGCGCACAGCAGGGAGTCCTTTGAATCTGGGCTTGAGGGTATGCGTAATCAATTAAATAGCAACTTAGAGCAAATGGCAGATCAGCAGGCTGCTCAGTTCCAGAGCCTTGTCACTGGCCTGAAAGAAGCGATGGAACAGTCGATCCGCAGAAGTGCAGAGTCCGTGGAGGGAAGTATTGAAATTCTGGATCAGGCGCTGCAGTCGGAGATCAATCGCTCTATGGAGCAAATGGGACAAGCGCTGGTTTCCATTACGGGTCAGTTTACCGAGGACTATCGAGGCCTGGTAGATCAAATGAATCAGGTTGTTCAGGCTCGGGCCTAA
- a CDS encoding GTPase codes for MKLSSINKIDHNLAGLLEVAEQYLGPDAVSVFKEEYEAKKSESLLQIMLFGSYNAGKSSMINALLEKEVAEIGDIPKTAVADFYLWNDCYLLDTPGVNAPIEHESITETQIDRSELILFVIRQGDQDVKDVYDRMFSMLARGKNIFIVYNHELSPEELVEASARLTEIMAQYANQFKIDLKRVAEIPVIPVNVKTAMKARVKGSENLAKYSGIVEFEEVFINWLRAFDSEFHYLDRLRKFIHQCLISPLLEAISQKENGEDVEGLEALQYQRDEVVRQYDLLDSQVANHVRSEVARLKPELAGAMGHSSSQNQAESEILKLADTVLASTSNFIQQRCEEVNAELAAAINISLDVSADSGSSQVSEAIEKVMLQSFKSINTETIKNGLLLLRKFKFPGIKGRWEKTLSGWAGKANWALTAVLAAYEIYSASAEQDKLNAEQRKQSLGAHQAVESIASDIGSSILGEARKIISSGRERSIVALDSGIKQITESCEQITRDNERVRSLVATLDSLTI; via the coding sequence ATGAAACTAAGCAGCATCAATAAAATAGATCATAATCTAGCTGGCCTGTTGGAAGTTGCCGAACAATATTTGGGACCCGATGCCGTATCGGTATTTAAAGAAGAATATGAGGCCAAGAAGTCTGAGTCTTTATTGCAGATAATGCTTTTCGGTAGTTATAACGCCGGAAAAAGTAGCATGATTAATGCATTGTTGGAGAAAGAGGTTGCTGAAATAGGTGATATACCAAAGACAGCGGTTGCTGATTTTTATCTTTGGAACGATTGTTATTTGCTTGATACGCCTGGCGTAAACGCACCCATTGAGCATGAGTCCATTACTGAAACGCAAATAGATCGCTCAGAGCTGATTCTTTTTGTTATCCGACAAGGGGATCAGGATGTAAAGGATGTTTACGATCGCATGTTCAGCATGCTGGCACGTGGTAAAAATATTTTTATTGTTTATAACCATGAGCTAAGCCCTGAAGAGCTTGTAGAAGCGTCTGCACGTTTAACAGAAATAATGGCACAATACGCTAATCAGTTTAAAATTGATTTGAAGCGGGTGGCTGAAATTCCGGTTATTCCGGTAAATGTTAAAACAGCTATGAAAGCGCGAGTCAAGGGCTCCGAGAACCTTGCCAAGTATTCGGGTATTGTTGAATTTGAAGAAGTTTTCATAAACTGGCTGAGAGCGTTTGACAGTGAATTTCATTATCTTGATCGACTGCGAAAGTTCATTCATCAGTGCCTTATCAGTCCTCTGTTAGAAGCCATATCACAAAAAGAAAATGGCGAAGATGTCGAAGGTTTAGAGGCTCTACAATATCAGCGCGACGAAGTAGTTCGTCAGTATGATCTACTTGATAGTCAGGTTGCCAACCACGTCCGCTCTGAAGTAGCACGATTAAAGCCAGAACTTGCCGGTGCCATGGGCCATTCCTCATCACAGAATCAAGCTGAAAGCGAAATTCTGAAACTGGCCGACACTGTTCTGGCTTCAACTAGTAATTTTATTCAGCAGCGCTGTGAGGAGGTCAATGCTGAATTGGCTGCAGCTATTAATATATCACTGGATGTTTCTGCTGATAGTGGAAGCTCGCAGGTAAGTGAAGCCATTGAAAAAGTGATGCTACAAAGCTTTAAATCCATTAATACTGAAACGATAAAAAACGGCCTTCTCTTATTGAGAAAATTTAAGTTTCCGGGTATTAAAGGCCGTTGGGAGAAAACACTTAGCGGGTGGGCTGGTAAAGCCAACTGGGCATTAACGGCCGTGCTAGCGGCATATGAAATTTATAGCGCCTCCGCTGAGCAAGATAAGCTTAATGCTGAGCAGCGCAAACAATCTCTCGGCGCTCATCAGGCTGTAGAGAGTATAGCAAGTGATATAGGCTCCTCAATTCTAGGCGAAGCTCGGAAAATCATATCTTCAGGAAGAGAAAGATCGATAGTGGCTCTTGACTCTGGCATTAAGCAAATTACAGAGAGTTGTGAACAAATTACTCGAGATAACGAGCGTGTGAGAAGTCTGGTAGCTACTTTGGATTCACTAACAATATGA